Proteins from one Sabethes cyaneus chromosome 2, idSabCyanKW18_F2, whole genome shotgun sequence genomic window:
- the LOC128736455 gene encoding uncharacterized protein LOC128736455: MNHNKRDSRVLWILVLLVYTKVSVGEFYDASVAHAVSSLDDVVTDNLHRFPGAGHELNDDAKSNSIGSSSNALGRAEIDFLAKLRQRQREGQLLPAVGIPLGGSSTKDQPAEAGSPDDWLLRLLASLNYPLSAAAIDEINKAASFDNDLDTVLRFLAQHAGAVAVAASDEFSDNGGKRAAALRSTMARRSHSSFKEPEPFAPSISIGEFYGALTNLGDFFQHLKHNLESLESKNLSHDQVRLLEGQNMITNLRKEFIEDYPKPAGSAAFLHAIRNYRPSHRIRALVSAVPDLYRGTNYHNPVYKYVGIGK; the protein is encoded by the exons ATGAATCATAATAAGAGAGACTCTAGAGTCCTCTGGATACTGGTGTTACTAGTCTATACGAAAG TGTCGGTTGGCGAATTTTATGACGCAAGTGTTGCTCATGCAGTCAGCAGCTTAGATGACGTTGTCACGGATAATCTGCACAGATTCCCCGGTGCCGGTCATGAGCTTAATGACGATGCGAAATCTAATAGCATCGGCAGCAGCAGTAACGCATTAGGGAGGGCGGAAATCGATTTTCTAGCTAAATTACGGCAAAGACAGAGGGAAGGGCAGCTGCTTCCGGCTGTCGGGATTCCGCTGGGGGGATCCAGCACCAAAGATCAGCCAGCCGAAGCGGGAAGCCCAGACGATTGGCTGCTACGATTGCTGGCTAGTTTAAACTATCCGCTCAGTGCCGCCGCCATCGACGAAATCAATAAAGCTGCTTCCTTCGACAATGACCTTGACACAGTGCTTAGGTTCTTAGCACAGCACGCCGGAGCGGTAGCGGTAGCGGCGTCCGATGAGTTCAGCGACAACGGCGGTAAACGGGCTGCCGCTTTGAGATCCACCATGGCTAGAAGGTCCCACTCTTCTTTCAAGGAACCGGAACCGTTCGCGCCGTCCATCAGTATTGGTGAGTTTTACG GAGCGCTTACAAATTTGGGGGATTTTTTCCAACATTTGAAACATAATCTTGAATCACTAGAATCTAAGAACCTCTCCCACGACCAGGTTAGACTGCTTGAGGGTCAAAATATGATCACAAACCTTCGGAAAG AATTTATCGAAGACTACCCCAAACCTGCAGGCAGTGCGGCATTTCTTCACGCCATTCG GAATTACCGCCCGTCACACCGAATACGCGCGCTGGTGTCAGCCGTGCCGGATCTATACCGAGGAACCAATTACCACAATCCGGTGTACAAGTATGTCGGAATAGGAAAATGA